In one window of Acanthopagrus latus isolate v.2019 chromosome 15, fAcaLat1.1, whole genome shotgun sequence DNA:
- the efemp1 gene encoding EGF-containing fibulin-like extracellular matrix protein 1 produces MLRICVCLCAVFSHVLSQEAEEPISYTCTEGYEYDRVREQCRDVDECALLEDACKGGMQCINHFGGYLCLPKSAVIYISKDGEPVPMPDPVPPVPAVQLNQPQPPRTSSVGSQRITYTSQTIRCATGFAAEENVCRDIDECATGRHTCGPEQTCYNTRGSYTCQCPLGYQRNGDHCVDRDECALTHYCMHRCVNTQGSYYCECNAGHKLASNNHSCVDVNECDVQSPCQHHCYNLIGSFLCQCDQGYELAQDAVSCQDIDECSFSSYMCQYQCINSPGSYSCECPDGYQLQGNRLCQDINECETGTHNCQDDEMCWNYYGGFRCYPRNPCEAPYTKTSENRCICRSQTECQGLPPSIVYKYMSIQAERTVPADIFQIQATNIYANTHNTFRIKAGNEGGEFFLRRSSNVSAMLVLTKPLSGPREYVVDLEMVTHHVTMNYRSSSLLRLTVIVGPYAF; encoded by the exons ATGCTGAGGATCTGCGTGTGTCTCTGTGCGGTTTTCAGCCATGTCCTCTCTCAGGAGGCTGAGGAGCCCATCTCCTACACA TGCACAGAGGGCTATGAGTATgacagagtcagagagcagTGCAGAG aCGTCGACGAGTGCGCCTTGTTAGAGGACGCCTGCAAAGGAGGGATGCAGTGCATCAACCACTTCGGCGGGTACCTCTGCCTGCCCAAGAGCGCTGTCATCTACATCAGCAAGGACGGCGAGCCGGTGCCGATGCCGGACCCCGTCCCTCCCGTCCCCGCCGTCCAGCTGAACCAGCCTCAGCCTCCGCGCACGTCCTCAGTCGGATCGCAGAGGATCACCTACACCAGCCAGACCATCCGCTGCGCGACGGGGTTCGCTGCAGAGGAGAACGTCTGCAGAG ACATAGATGAATGCGCAACAGGTAGACACACTTGTGGACCTGAACAGACGTGCTACAACACCAGAGGCTCCTACACCTGCCAGTGTCCTCTGGGCTACCAACGGAACGGAGACCACTGCGTGG ACAGAGACGAGTGTGCCCTGACCCACTACTGCATGCACAGATGTGTGAACACACAGGGCTCGTACTACTGTGAGTGCAACGCGGGTCACAAGTTGGCcagcaacaaccacagctgtgttG ATGTGAATGAATGCGATGTGCAGAGTCCCTGTCAGCACCACTGCTACAACCTGATTGGCTCCTTCCTCTGCCAGTGTGACCAGGGATACGAGCTGGCTCAAGACGCCGTCTCCTGCCAAG acaTCGATGAGTGCAGCTTCTCCAGCTACATGTGTCAGTACCAGTGCATCAACAGCCCAGGGAGCTACTCCTGCGAGTGTCCAGACGGATATCAGCTCCAGGGAAACAGGCTGTGTCAAG ACATAAATGAGTGTGAGACGGGGACCCATAACTGCCAAGATGATGAAATGTGCTGGAACTATTACGGAGGCTTCCGCTGCTATCCCAGAAACCCCTGCGAGGCGCCTTACACCAAAACCTCAGAAAA TCGCTGCATCTGCCGGTCTCAGACCGAGTGCCAGGGTCTCCCACCGTCAATTGTCTACAAATACATGAGCATCCAGGCGGAGCGGACTGTGCCGGCGGACATCTTCCAGATCCAGGCCACCAACATCTacgccaacacacacaacaccttCAGGATCAAAGCTGGGAACGAGGGAGGAGAATTCTTTCTGCGA CGTTCCAGCAATGTGAGCGCCATGCTGGTGCTCACCAAGCCTCTGTCGGGCCCCAGGGAGTACGTCGTGGACCTGGAGATGGTCACTCACCATGTGACCATGAACTACCGCTCCAGCTCGCTGCTGCGGCTCACCGTCATAGTCGGGCCCTACGCCTTCTGA